The Pyrus communis chromosome 9, drPyrComm1.1, whole genome shotgun sequence genome has a segment encoding these proteins:
- the LOC137746136 gene encoding uncharacterized protein yields MGDSSASYIHLVQHLIEECIIFNMSKEECMEALSKHANIKPIITSTVWKELEKENKEFFEAYNKSREARSSEMVTEQRIQKMLFDLSQSGDNSSTTDDGGDESDQ; encoded by the exons atgggAGACTCTTCTGCTTCATACATTCACTTG GTGCAACATTTAATTGAGGAGTGCATCATATTCAATATGAGCAAAGAGGAGTGCATGGAAGCCCTCTCTAAGCATGCAAACATAAAACCCATCATTACCTCcacag TGTGGAAGGAGTTAGAGAAGGAGAACAAGGAGTTCTTTGAGGCCTACAACAAGAGCAGGGAAGCTAGATCCTCTGAGATGGTCACAGAGCAAAGAATCCAGAAGATGCTTTTTGATCTTTCTCAGAGCGGCGACAACTCCTCCACCACCGATGACGGCGGCGATGAATCTGATCAGTAG